The genomic region TCAAGGCCCAGGCGGGAGCTCGACAAATCACGTTGCAATGGGTCAACCCGTCCGACTCGGATTTTATCGGGGTTCGGATCGTCTACCGGACGGACCGTTATCCATCGGAAACCAACGACGGCACCCTTGACGGCACCCTTCTGGGCGATTTCGCCGGAATGCCGAATCAGCCCATGAACACGATTCAAACCTCGCTCCAGAGCGGCGTCACCTATTATTATTCCGCCTCGAGTTACGACAGCAGCGGGAATTACCAACACACCGCCTATGCCTCGGCGACGGTGATGTCTTCCTCCTCGAGCGATTCCGGGAACCCGGGCAATACGATCGCGAGCGGAGGATGCGGGATGATCCGCCCCGGCAACGGCAGGCCTTCGGGCCCCGCCCAGGCGGCGGACATGGTGGGCTTCCTGGCCGTGATCCTGATCGCGATCATCAAGAGGGAAATACGGCGGAACAAAATCTTTGACAAGCTTCCCGTGTCGGATATAATGTATGCGTTCGCAGGACATCGTGTAGAATATAATTGCACTGAGGATTCATTTTTTTTAACGGATCACCGGACTGCGATTAATGAAAAAGCCTGACCGTTCTTTTTTGATCGGCACGCTTACAGGTATGCTTATGATCATCGCCTCGGCCCAATCTCATTACGCCTTCGCGGGAGATGCCGTGTTATCATGGAACCCCGACATGGACCCGACCCTGGCCGGATACAAGGTTTACTATGGAACGGCCTCCGGCCACTATGGAATTCCGGTCGACGTCGGAATTCAAACCACCTACATGGTCACGGGACTGGGCTTTGGAACCTACTATTTCACCGTCACCGCCTATGACAGTTCCGGGATCGAAAGCAGCTACTCGAATGAGGTCAGCAAAACTTTTATCGACACAAGCCCGCCGCCGTCCCCGACTCCTCCGGACACGACTCCGCCGCAAATCAGCGCCGTTTCGGCCGGCAGCATCACCGGCACTTCGGCCGTGATCGCGTGGTCGACGGACGAAACCGCAACTTCCCAGGTGGCCTACGGCACGACAACCGCCTACGGTTCCGCCACGGCCTATAGTCCTTCGCTCGTCACAAGCCATGCCCAGACCCTGGCCGGACTTCAACCCGGTCAGAGCTATCATTATCAGGTGAAAAGCGAGGACAGCGCGGGCAACCTGTCGGTTTCGGGAGATCTGGTTTTTACCACCACCAGTCCTCCGGATACGACCCCGCCCGCAAACGCCCGGAACTTTACGGCCCAGTCGGAAGGTCAACAAATCACCTTGAGCTGGACCAACCCGCCCGATTCGGATTTTGTCGGGGTTCGGATCCGTTACCGGACGGACCGCTTCCCGTCGGAAATCAACGACGGAGATCTTCTGGGCGATTTCACCGGCCAACCGGATCAAGCCATGAGCACGACCCAAACGTCGCTTCAGAGCGGCGCCACCTATTATTATTCCGCTTCGACCTACGACAGCAGCGGGAACTACCAACAAACCGTTTACGCCTCGGCGACTGCGGCTTCTGAGGGTGCGAATACCAGCGTCGGCGGAAGCGGTGGATGCGGCATGGTCTTCCCCACCAACGGCAAGCCTCCCGGCCCCGCTCAGGCGGCGGACATGGCGGCCCTGTTCATATTTGTACTCATTGGACTTATCCGAAGAAAAATCAAAGAATTAACGGTGCATTCTCTATTCTCACTCAACCACACCTTGACCGTTTTAATTTCATCCTCTATTCTTGAAAATATTGAGAACCTCATGCAGGTCGGAGATAACAAGAGAGCGAATAGAGCCACTCGTCTGGAACCGGTCTTAACCCACCTCTTCCTCATCGGCATCTTCACCCTGTCCATTTCCGGCTGCGGGGATTCCTCCGCTTCCGGTCCGGACGTTCAGACCGAAAGTTCCGTCGGCTCGGGCCCGGGAAAGGCCACA from Nitrospiria bacterium harbors:
- a CDS encoding fibronectin type III domain-containing protein produces the protein MIIASAQSHYAFAGDAVLSWNPDMDPTLAGYKVYYGTASGHYGIPVDVGIQTTYMVTGLGFGTYYFTVTAYDSSGIESSYSNEVSKTFIDTSPPPSPTPPDTTPPQISAVSAGSITGTSAVIAWSTDETATSQVAYGTTTAYGSATAYSPSLVTSHAQTLAGLQPGQSYHYQVKSEDSAGNLSVSGDLVFTTTSPPDTTPPANARNFTAQSEGQQITLSWTNPPDSDFVGVRIRYRTDRFPSEINDGDLLGDFTGQPDQAMSTTQTSLQSGATYYYSASTYDSSGNYQQTVYASATAASEGANTSVGGSGGCGMVFPTNGKPPGPAQAADMAALFIFVLIGLIRRKIKELTVHSLFSLNHTLTVLISSSILENIENLMQVGDNKRANRATRLEPVLTHLFLIGIFTLSISGCGDSSASGPDVQTESSVGSGPGKATLSWDKPTINADGSSVSDLAGFKLYYGTTLPLTPYNGQAIKVKGTTVYTLDGFDPGTYYFAVTALDENGNESPFSNEVSKVIAGTS